The Gossypium arboreum isolate Shixiya-1 chromosome 4, ASM2569848v2, whole genome shotgun sequence DNA segment TCAGCTAGATTCTTCTCCAAGAAAAAGTTTAGAGAGTTCTTCCTGGTAGACAAATGGGTTTCACGCAACATCCGAGGGACATAGCATATCAAAGCCTAGCTAGCTCATATCCACTCTGTCGAGAGTACCAAACTCTAGTTAACGAGGATCGAAAGGGCCACTAGCAACCTGAGCGTGCAACATTATATTCATTTTCAATTTCGAAATATAATTCAAAAcattcttaattattttctttttaaactttTCCAGGGCCTCAGATTACTTTTGCATAGTGGCCTCCACTTGGTCCTAGCACTCATTAATGATTTTTTTTCGAGAGTAGCCGCGTGTTTTGCTATGACCTTTTTTACCTCAGCTTGCATAGCCTCATTACTTTTCCTTTCAGCGGCCACCTCACAGGCTAGCCCTTCCATCTTAATCTCAGCAATAATTAGGCACTCTGTAAGATCCTTATTCTTCTTATTAATAACCTCATTTTCTTCCCTCACCTTAAGATACAGCTCGCGAACTCTAACGGCAAGCTCACTCTGGAGGGCCTCTTCATAATTTAACCCCCACCATGTTAACCTCAAAAAACAGGAATTGTAAGGATGAGAACAAGCTTGATGCAGGGGGTACTTGTGCGTTGCTTACCCTCACAGCCACTGGTATAGAAACCCTCCATCATTGGGCCATATCAGTAGGATTGTAAGGGTATTCCTGCGTGCTCAAGTTTCGCACCATGGAAATGAACCCTTATCGCTTCCAACTAGCGCTTCTTCGATAGTGGGTACAAGAAGGGAAACATGAGAAACAATTGGAGGAGTATCCTCAATGGCAATTGACTAGCTAATAGGGGGACTGATAGCTAGCTCACCACTAGAGGACTGGGAGATCCAACCACAACAGCAATAGGACCAATATGGTCCTCTATTTTTTTACTGTGACGCTCCAACTATGCACTACTCCTCTCCTCCTCACTCGTAGAACTGATGCGTACAACCTCTACGATAGTCTTATGTTTCTTGTGAGCACCAATTATCAAAGAGTCAATATCCATAGCCTCGTTAATCTCGCGGAATATACTATTAGTTTCACTTGAACTATCCCTAGAGCTGTGATTGATCCCTACTTCAGCAACAACCCTATGATCAGTAGGAGCAGTTAATAAATTTACACTACTTATCACCTTCCCCTTGTGAATACTCGACGAGAGCAAATAAGCGAAGCTTCATTTCACAGAAATAGAAAACATTAACTAGTTCCTCCGTGGCACCCCACAATACCATGCCTAACTCGTCAAATGAGTCATGATACCACATAAAACTTTTAAACAGTGCACCAAATGATTGGGCAACCTCCACGTTATCACTAGACCTCCACTTGTTAGGGTTGTAATCTTCCAATCAATATTGAAAAGCATTCATCACCGTGATAAGATCCTCCAAAACTAATAGACGCCTAGTGCGAAGCCTTTGAAAATGGGCCACAACTTCGTCTATAGGGAGAGTTTATTGGAATGAACACATGTCTAGGCTCGGCGAAGACCACTTGATTGGAAACATAAAGTGCTCGCTAAGTCTGCTGCAAACTTGGACAAACTTCCCCCTACTTAAAGGAAGGTTGGAACATTAGTTCACAATAATCGTCTTCACCTTTTTGCGAGGAGAGAAGTAATAGAACCCCGACAAGTTCTCTAGATTATGGCTCTtcaactaatatatatattaaaaaatggcGAGCAAGGGAACCTGACTACGCCAAGAACAGTTGATAAAGTACGCCACAGTAATCCACTAAAAAAAGCTCGAGAGTTGGCCAGGTGCAATCTTGTAGTCCTTGAGCAGACTGTAGAAGAAAAGGTATAGTGGCAAGTGGAACCCAACCTCAAGTGCGTGaataggaagaaagaaagttatCTTTGGTGGTTTCGCACAACTGTTGTGACCCGTTTGGGATAGATAACTTGTGCGCAAAATTGGGAAGTTTTATTCCTCGAACAGCCAACACTCTTTGCAGTTCCTCTTGCTTAGTGGTGTAGGGATAAAGCTTCTCTGTCACCAGAACTGGATACAATCATTCTCGCAGTGGACAAGCTGGGACTATCTAGTTACCGATCCCTTTCATCCTTACTATAACTCGAGTAAAAGAAGAaagcaaaaaattttaaaagaaaaaatgtttgaaaataccTTTGTTTCAGGTTGCTGGAAATGCTAAGCGTGAAAAATTTAAGGTTCTGAAGGCTCCCCCTTTTAAAGAAGGATTTCTCATCCTACTCTTTGATGATTCGTATAACCAAAGAAAATCAATGATCTAGATGTGAGCAGATGGAAATGGTTCAACTTTCAATGGAAAAGTACGTACACTCAAAACCCACTCGCTCACGCGATAGAATGATCATTATATATCACAGCTCACAAGCGTACCCAACAAGTTGTATTAAAACTTAACATGATAGACCTAAGGCGCACCACTTTACAGCACCCCTTAGGCCCACTAAGGGGAGAGTAGATTGTTATACACTATTAATCACCGACCTGAGCTTACTAAGGACCTGGGTCTCTAACCCATGACCCAGATAGGTCACACCAGAAGATTGAGTGCGAAGTGAGCCACGAGAGGATAGCAAGGTGAGTGTGCGGACCCTACTCGCATTGCAAGCTCACGGACTCAACTCACAAGGCAAAGCCATGGACCCAGCTAGTAATGCAAGGCCGCAGATATAGCTTATAGGGATTTAGAGAGCTCGTAGAAAGGGTTTAGTGCTCTACAGGCCACCTAAACACGTGTCTAGCAGGTACGGAACCTACCCAGAATGTCAATCCCAAGAACAGAAATGGCCGTGTGCTCCATAGTTACGTGCCCAATACACCTTGAGTTCATAGAGAATGTCAATATTGGAGGCAGCGGAGTCAAGACAAAATAGTGGGGCCCTATCATGAGTTGTCATAGCATCTGTAACAACATGTATAAATACCCAAACACTCCTATAAATAATATACGAGAAAATATTAGCcaactattatatatattaatatttattgaacaattgaattttttacataaaataattagaaaattttaatttacatcaaatttgacatgcatgatttatatgattgaaatATAATATATGACGATTGGATCGTTAAAATATTAATAGTATAATGAAATACGAAAGGATATAAAACTAATTTAATTTTTCACATGGATCACTCCCTATTGTTATATTTACTAAAACCAATATCATATGTTTTATATGAACAATGATCAAATAGAAAAGAAATCTTATCAAGATTATATAGAGAGTGATATGAGTAAAAAGTAGAAAAACTATTTGAAACACAAgtgggataaatctcaaaattatatatgaatgtgtaattTGATACATGAATTTTTATTTGGTGCAATTATTTATATAAAACTTTGATTGTAGGGTGAATTTTTGCCGATTAAGTATTAGCTCAATTGGCATGGGCATTGTTGTCAATGCAAGACGATATGAGTTTGAGTTAGCTGAAGCAcattattttcctatttatgggttaggAATGGGCTATGGGTAGTTCTATACATTGTGTCAACAAGAACAAATATGATTAGAACCTATAACaagattgttaaaaaaaaaaaactttgattaTAGTTTAAAAGTATACATGAAACTTTTGTTTTAAATCAACTATACACActtaaataaatacatcaatttatttttataataaatataatcattTGTGTACACACTATGAAAACTTAAAACGATGCTATATCATATAAAGTTGAATCAGATCAAGACTTAatgtataaaattgcacaaaaccaaaattcatatataatattatatattaaactaaaatttatatGTAATTTTGAGATTAAGATTTGTTGAGTAATATTTTCTCGTGTGATATTGATAGGAATGTTCGGGTATTTATACATGTTGTTACAAATGCTATTACAGCTCATGATAGGGCCCAACTATTTTGTCTTAACCCCGCTGCCTCTAGTACTGGCATTCTCTGTCCCTAGTACTGACATTCTCTGCGAACTCCAGGTTTGTTGGGCACATGTCTATGGAGCACGTGGTCCTTTTTTTTAGTGGGACTAACATTTTGGAAGGGCTCCGTACTTGTTGGACGCACATGTAGGTGGCTTGCGGAGCACGAGGCCCTTTCTGCGAGCTCCCTAAGTATATGCAAGCTAAGATGGTAGTCTTGTCCTTAGCTTTGCCTTGCAAGTTGGGTCTGCGAGCTCGCTCTACGAGTGGGGTCAGTGAACTCGCCTTACTGTTCTCTTCGTGACTCGCTTCACACTTAATCTTCTAGTGGGACTTATTCGGGTCACAGGTCAGAGACCCAAATCCCTAGTAGGGCTCGGGTTGTTGAAATATGATGTATAACAAGATTCAAAAAGTGATACATTTTTTATTTAGGatataataaaaatgttaaatatttaaaaaaaaaaagcgatATTTGAAGCTTTCCTTTGTTAAAAAGAAATCCTGTGAAGTTAAAATATTAAATCCCACCAAAATATTTATGTTCTCAAGAAGCTATTTTTcttcataataaaaaataataggctatttctttttccttttccaaTTCCGTAGATCAAGGCACATGAATTCGAGATTTCCAGACTTCTAGTTACTAATAAAGGGTAAATTCAACGACAGGTCACCCAGTTATAGCCACTTTTCCTTTTTGGTCTTTCAACtaccatttttttttaatttgacaccttttctttttcaattcaaCTATCATTTTAATTTGATGACCCAACtgttgagatttttttttttgtgcttaTTTTCGTTAAGTGCTAATAATATGTGATACGAGAGTGATGTGATAATTACAAAtcagtataataacaaatttaattttaaacttttacatattatatcaatttagttataattttaaaaatcaactctcaaattttaattataactaaatcgatataatatataaaaatttagggTTAAATTTTTATTGTATTGATTTTAATTGCCACATCACCACTTGATAGAAATAGACAAAAAAAAATCTTAATTAATTGAATgagcaaattaaaaaaattgatagtTGAGTAGGTGACCATGGATGAAAAAGAAAATTACAAGAATTTAGAAAAGGAGAAaagttgaaaaagaaagaaaagtcaaaTGAGGAAAATGTTAAAAAGCCATTTTATTGTAGTCAAACCTCAAATGGTTCGCAAAACTAGATGTTGGGAAGTAATTTAACGTCATTTGATTTCCCGGcagaataagaaaaagaaaattttgcgggaaagggaaagaaaaagaatggAGTTTGCAGAGTTGAGAGAAGCCATAGAGAAAATGAAGGTGGTGGATTCTCATGCGCACAGTATTGTTCCTCTAGATTCCTCTTTTGGTTTCATCAATTCACTGTCTGAAGCAACTGGCGACGCCTTATCCTTTGCTCCTTACTCCCTTTCTTTCAAGGCAATGGCAGCCactctcctcctcctcctcctccttttATTCTTCTTATTTTTTAATCTTATAAATCAATCTGTTTATTTTCATTTCCAATGGTGACTTAATGTCTGTTAATTCTTTGACTTAATACTATAAAACAGTGGTGgaaacttttttctttttctttttcttttggtgTTAAGTATTGCTGTTTGTGTGAAATTGTTTTCCATAGTTTGAAGCGACGTTCAAATTCAATTTTCCTTTTACTATTTGTCTATTTCTTTAATGCTTTGTTTCTAATTTTGTTCCATAGATTTATGAATCTTACGTTTTAAGCTTGTTTGGTTCTCAGTTTAATAATAGATCTGAAATAGTTTGACTTTGCTTTGACATTTTCTTGGATCGTTAAATCTGCTGGTTGAAAGttgaaaatgaataaatgaatatctGTTCAAACAAAACCTTTATTCAAAATGTTAAAGTGCAGCTTTTTGAATAACAAAAGTGTTCGGTTTTACGTATCATAGACCAACTATGCTATAATTGTAAATAAAGTCAATCGTCACTGCCTGATAACTTTGAAAAAGTAGGGCTCTAATCTTTTGTTCTGAGACAGTTTGGTTTTGACAGAGGAATTTGAGGGAGATTGCAGAATTCTATGGCACGGAGTCATCATTGGATGCTGTAGAACAATATCGCAGATTGTCTGGATTGCAAGCCATTAGCTCAAAGTGCTTTAAAGCTGCAGGAATCTCTACTATTCTTATTGATGATGGACTGAAGCTTGACAAGAAACATGACATTCAGTGGCATAAGAATTTTGTTCCATTTGTTGGTAGGATACTCAGAATTGAATCCCTGGCTGAGGAGATCCTTAATGGGGTAGGATCCCTTCTTAACcttctttttaactttttattaaaTTCTAGTAAATATTATCATTGATGGCAAGTTCATTTTTCACATTTTTTTATATCTTTGGCGTTGTTACAACTTACATATGTTTACAGGAGATGCCAGATGGATCTACCTGGACATTGGATGCATTCACCGAAACATTTTTGAAAAGCTTGAGGTCATATCCTTTCAGATAGTTGTAGATGTTTGTAATAGTCATTTTCCATTACTCACACATATGTGGCTTGTAGAAGATAGATTTACCATCACGGCTTTACCACTTTTTGTTCATCCTGTGACCTGCTCATTCTAACTGAAAGACAGCTACTTCCATGGTTCTTTCTATTGATTTGAAATTAACACATCATCTGCAACATCTAATTGAAGCTTTAGGGACAGTTCATGTAACTTCGGTTGACTACCAGTGAAAGATTATTGAGTTTGGCCTCCCTAACTGGTAAGGATGAATAGATAAGAAGAGCTTGCTGTCCTAGCTGGATTTCTTAACTCACTGTTACAGTTGCAAATGAGATTGTTGGGTTGAAAAGCATAGCTGCATACCGCAGTGGTTTGGAAATCAATCCACATGTCACCAGGGAGGATGCTGAGATTGGTCTTTCTGAAGTTTTACAACGTAAGTATACTATAGCCTCTGAATTGGACTTTTTACATTTATTAGTGGATATAACAATTTTCCATTTCAGGTGGGAAACCTGTACGAATTACAAATAAAAGCTTAATTGACCATATATTCATTCATGGTTTGGAGGTAGCTCTACAGTTTGATTTGCCGTTGCAGCTACACACGGGGTAAGATAAGCTTTTACATTGTTAAATATTCCCCAACTAAACCCTTGTTGATTGTTAGGAAATTGAGGAAATGAACTTGAGTTGGATTGGATAGCAATCTGAAAGGGGCCCTGGCAgatgaaattaaagtttatatcAAATTAGTGGTTGGTCTCTATGTTGAAATTAGCAAGGTCCAATAGGCAGCTCATCCATTCCAAGTTCTTCTCCTTACAAGTGAGCTATCAGGTTGCACGCATGCAACCCGAATGCACTTTTAGCATCTTTTTCCTTATTTCTCGTGTTTCATTTCTCTCACAACTAGCTTTGGAGACAAAGATTTGGATTTACAGCTAGCCAATCCTGTTCATCTTCGAACCCTTTTGGAGGATAAAAGATTTTCCGGGTGTCGCATTGTTCTTTTGCATGCATCCTACCCGTTTTCAAAGGAAGCTTCATATCTAGCCTCTATTTATCCCCAGGTGAAAATTCTACTCTCTAGTGGATCACCTCATTCTTTAAACTTATTCAATCTTCCATGTTCCTTTGTATGTAATCAGTCGTACTTTCAGGTTTACCTTGACTTTGGGTTGGCAATTCCTAAGCTCAGTTTTCATGGGATGATATCCTCAGTCAAAGAACTTTTGGAGCTAGCTCCCATAAAGAAGGTGAGAACAGTCGCCCAAAGGAAATATTGAGAATCCGTACTCAGTGTAcagaagtttttaagaaaatgaACATTTGGTTTTTAGATAACCACACGACTCATTAAAGAGCTCTATGCTAGTTCATACAGTGAGGAATCTGTCAATAGACATGGTTGATTCTTTTTATATGTACTCCAAGTTTGTTTTATTACTTATTGATCTTAAACGCAAAAATTGCAGGTCATGTTCAGCACTGATGCAGTTGCAACTCCTGAAACATACTACTTAGGTCAGTCGAAGTTTCCATCTGCACATATCATAGAATGGCTGGAGAATGATGCTTCTGATTGTATTTCATTCTACTTTTAAGAATCTCATGTCCAAACCTGATCACTCGCATCATGCCTTTAATAACATTTTTCATGATGGGTGTCATTCTCTCTCTTAGATTATTATTCTGTCTGTACTGCTGGTGCTTAAAAATTTGCATTGCACCAGGAACAGTTCTAAGTGCtagaaattttcaatttttcataTTCTTGGTATTCATTAAAAATTCTGATTAGAAAACACTGAATTACCATCTAAAATAGCCCTTTAATATCTTTAAAGAAATAGTTACTCCCTTATAGAAGCTTGTTTTTTTCAAAGTTTATATATTCATGTACACGAAGAGGTTTTGCTGTGTGAATCTGTCTCGGGATTGGCAGGTGCAAACATAAATTTTATTTCTTTGAGGAACGAGTTCGTTTCCATGCAGGTGCATGTATTTGGCATGGTCCTCACCCTTCACTGTATTGACAAAAATAGACTAATTTGTTAAAGCATTGGAAAAGTCTAGAAGCCTTCAATTGTTTGAGGGTTTATTTGATAAAACAAATTCTGAAGTAAATTATTAGATTTCCTTGTCTTACTCAAAATAGAATCCATGTGATGACGAGGCCTAAACCTACTCCTTTGTTTCAGGTGCCAAAAGAGCGCGAGAAGTTGTCTTTTCTGTTCTACGTGATTCATGCATTGATCATGATCTCTCAATCACTGAAGCTATTGAAGCATCCAAGGACATCTTTGCCCAGACTGCTATACAATTATACAAGATTAATATAGGCAAGGAACTAGTAGGTTTAAAGGCTAGTAAATCTCCTAGCTACGTGATAGGGACAAATGTTCCAGAACATAGTGTTTCCTTTGTTCGTATTTTATGGGCAGATGCTTCCGGACAGCATAGATGCCGAGTAAGGTTTCTTTTTCTTCGTAACTCTCAGGAAGAAATATAAATTATTCCTTTGCCACTATCTGAAAAACGAGGAAACTCAAAAACTTTACTAAAGGGAATTACCAATTTTGATGAGCAAACCTATAACTtctaaaaatcaaattaatttcCTTTTCCCTCTATTCTTCGGATGCTACCTTAGGGATCATATGCTGGCTGGTTTATGCATCATTCACCTAATAGTGCGAAAACATTAATCTGTTTTGAATTTCTATATCCTGTTAGTTCCTATTGCAAGTTTTATGTTGTAGTTATTCTGCCAGCAATTGGACTTTATTACTCCAAAATCGAAGCTAATGGTTTGGTTGATCCTAATAGCAATATGATGCCTTAATGTCACATTGGAGGAAAGATTGAGATCATTTTCATGCTATATAATTGTGCCTTAGgctatattttctttcttttatcagGTTCTATAATTATATGGTATGTACTGAATAGTACTATTGTAGATGTCATTTGTTCATGGAGTGTTCTTGACTATTTGTGACTGTAAGGGTAATCTGCAATTTAGCCGTTTCTTCTTAATTTATTTGACATTTCAGGTTGTCCCCAAGAAACGCTTTAACGATGTTGTGAGGAAAAATGGTGTCGGTTTGACATTTGCATGTATGGCAATGAGTTCTGCTGTTGATGGTCCAGCTGATGAGACTAATCTAACTGGGACGGGTGAGATTAGACTGATGCCTGACCTATCGACTTGGAGGGAAATCCCATGGTACTGGATCTTTGAGGAATAATATCTGGTTTACCACAGTGGGAAATATTTCTATCTACCCCTTCAATACCTTCACAATTTTACATGCGTTTGCATCATTTAGTATTTCCTGTTTTGCTTTCATATCTTTGACATGAATATCTCTTGGTTATCGTTGCTAACATTGTTAATTTTCATTATGCCTTTAAAGTAATGTTGGTACCCTCTTCCTCAATAGGAAAAAACAAGAGGAGATGGTTTTGGCTGACATGCATCTTAAACCTGGGGATGCATGGGAGTATTGCCCAAGAGAGGCCCTACGAAGAGTTTCAAAAGTTCTAAAAGATGAATTCAACTTGGTACGTCAGGTGGTATGTCATGCATATGTTAATGGTGAATTCACGCTCAATTAATGAATTCTATACATGCAGGTAATGAATGCAGGATTTGAAAATGAATTTTATCTCTTGAAAAAGCTAGAAAGGTGGGTGACATAGGCACTTCCCTTTTTGTTGTTTTAGCAGCCTTTAGCTCTGGTTAATTATAATGAACTTTTCCCCTTGAAAACTTGCAGAGAGGGGAAAGAGGAGTGGGTGCCAATTGACTCAAAACCTTATTGCTCCTCTTCTGGATTTGATGCTATCTCCACTTTATTTCAAGAAATTGTTGCAGCTCTAAATTCCTTGAATGTTGCTGTTGAGCAGGTATAGATGAGAAGTCATGTTCTTGATATCCACTATCACTGGAGGGACTTTCATCAACTGATACTATGCGGCTGTCAttaaatttattcatattttaccTGACAATTAGTTTGTCTTCATTATGTCTGTTATTTAGTTGAGTGTCTGCATTAAGACACAAGTACATAATCCAAGATAAGAATAAATGTGCAGAGATCAACCGAGTTTGCCTAAGTACCCATTCAGGTGTTCTTTTAGTGTGAGTACATGAGGTATACTGAGATCATTGCGATTGTTCATGTAGCCTACTTCCAAATCAAAGAATCTTTGGTTGTGTTATCCTTTTCTAAAATGTAACAAATTTCAACACACTAAATGCATCCCTTTTCTTACAAGTGGTTAAGAACAAAGGTCTACTATTTGAACCTTTTATGAGTTGCCAGGCTTGCAGAAAACGATTAATAAACAATCATCGGTAATGGAtccctatggtaataactttagATGATGGTATAAGCAGTTTATCATGCAATAATTATCTAgaaattttgtttcttttctcaatTATGTTAAGTttctataataacaaataaaaGTAGAGATCCAGTGGTTTTATTCCTTTTCCTTAACGGGGAGCCATCATTTTCTCTGGTTTCCTTCGTCCCTCCCTCTCCTGAATGCTGCTTTTTTGTGCATCTTAGGAAGTGAAAAGTTGAGTATTACTTGATTCTCCTGGCTTACTTTAGCTTTGAAAATTTACAGATGCATGCAGAAGCTGGAAATGGTCAGTATGAAATGGCTTTGGGGTACACTGCTTGTACATATGCCGCTGACAACTTGATTTTCACGCGCGAAGTTGTTAGGGCTATTGCAAATAAACATGGGCTGTTGGCAACGTTTGTCCCCAAG contains these protein-coding regions:
- the LOC108457961 gene encoding protein fluG, with amino-acid sequence MEFAELREAIEKMKVVDSHAHSIVPLDSSFGFINSLSEATGDALSFAPYSLSFKRNLREIAEFYGTESSLDAVEQYRRLSGLQAISSKCFKAAGISTILIDDGLKLDKKHDIQWHKNFVPFVGRILRIESLAEEILNGEMPDGSTWTLDAFTETFLKSLRSVANEIVGLKSIAAYRSGLEINPHVTREDAEIGLSEVLQRGKPVRITNKSLIDHIFIHGLEVALQFDLPLQLHTGFGDKDLDLQLANPVHLRTLLEDKRFSGCRIVLLHASYPFSKEASYLASIYPQVYLDFGLAIPKLSFHGMISSVKELLELAPIKKVMFSTDAVATPETYYLGAKRAREVVFSVLRDSCIDHDLSITEAIEASKDIFAQTAIQLYKINIGKELVGLKASKSPSYVIGTNVPEHSVSFVRILWADASGQHRCRVVPKKRFNDVVRKNGVGLTFACMAMSSAVDGPADETNLTGTGEIRLMPDLSTWREIPWKKQEEMVLADMHLKPGDAWEYCPREALRRVSKVLKDEFNLVMNAGFENEFYLLKKLEREGKEEWVPIDSKPYCSSSGFDAISTLFQEIVAALNSLNVAVEQMHAEAGNGQYEMALGYTACTYAADNLIFTREVVRAIANKHGLLATFVPKYALDDIGSGSHVHLSLWQNGQNVFQASDASSQHGMSKVGEEFMAGVLYHLPSILAFTAPLPNSYDRIQPNTWSGAYQCWGKENREAPLRIACPPGIPNGFVSNFEIKSFDGCANPHLGLAAIVAAGIDGLRRHLHLPQPIDANPATLEGKLPRLPKSLSESLEALQKDNVLKELIGEKLVVAITGVRKAEIEYYSKNKEAYKQLIHRY